In one Lycium barbarum isolate Lr01 chromosome 7, ASM1917538v2, whole genome shotgun sequence genomic region, the following are encoded:
- the LOC132602026 gene encoding aldehyde oxidase GLOX-like, which yields MDKETIIFLFFLVTFFSFQPPATSQMLASRSGILGEWRLLHGGIGVSAMHMQLLRNNKVVIFDRTDFGRSNISLPRGRCRYDRHDLVLHKDCSAHSALYDIRSNTFRPLMVQTDTWCSAGAVLPDGTLVQTGGYNDGDHVIRTLAPCTGENCDWVELPRMLTQRRWYSTDHILPDGRVIVIGGRRQHNYEFYPKTSNDPSFWLQFLSDTRDGNHENNLYPFVFLLPDGNLFIFANTRAIILDYKKNKVVRELPSIPGDEPRNYPSTGSAVLLPLDENAPMRTEIMVCGGAPRRSFGLRTYGIYLNALSSCGRISVSDNPGIWKMETMPMPRVMSDMVILPNGDILIINGAAVGTAGWDNARYPVTRPVIYRPYREENNRFSVMEASPRPRLYHSTAILMTDGRVLVGGSNPHKFYNFTNVEFPTDLSLEAFSAPFLAPEYEPLKPKILSIDNILIYKKQFSVTFTVSRFLRMGIVSLRLIAPSFTTHSFSMNQRMVVLKRVAVLTLSANTYRLTAFGPSTKEIAPPGYYLLFVVHFGIPSSGVWVKIQDLSV from the coding sequence ATGGACAAAGAAACCATCATTTTCCTATTCTTTCTAGTAACATTTTTCAGTTTTCAACCTCCTGCAACTTCTCAGATGCTGGCTTCTCGTAGCGGAATCCTAGGTGAATGGCGGTTGTTGCACGGAGGTATAGGCGTATCCGCCATGCACATGCAACTCCTGCGAAATAACAAGGTAGTTATCTTTGATCGAACGGATTTTGGCCGTTCGAACATATCACTTCCAAGGGGCCGTTGTCGCTATGATCGCCATGACTTAGTCCTACACAAAGATTGCTCTGCTCACTCTGCTTTATACGACATTAGGAGCAACACGTTCCGTCCATTAATGGTCCAAACGGACACGTGGTGCTCTGCTGGTGCTGTCCTCCCGGATGGAACGTTAGTCCAAACCGGAGGATACAATGATGGTGATCACGTTATACGTACTTTAGCGCCTTGCACGGGCGAGAATTGTGATTGGGTGGAGCTTCCCAGGATGTTGACTCAACGAAGATGGTATTCAACTGACCACATCCTTCCTGATGGACGAGTAATCGTGATCGGGGGAAGAAGACAACATAACTACGAGTTCTACCCGAAAACTTCCAATGATCCCTCTTTCTGGCTACAATTTCTTAGTGATACCCGAGACGGGAACCACGAGAACAACTTGTATCCGTTTGTGTTCTTACTACCGGATGGAAACCTTTTCATTTTCGCGAATACACGAGCTATAATTCTTGATTACAAGAAAAATAAGGTTGTGAGGGAATTGCCTTCAATTCCTGGTGATGAACCTAGGAACTATCCAAGCACTGGCTCAGCTGTTTTACTTCCTCTTGACGAAAACGCCCCTATGCGAACCGAAATCATGGTGTGTGGAGGGGCGCCTCGTCGTTCATTTGGACTCAGAACCTATGGCATTTACCTAAACGCCCTTTCAAGTTGTGGACGGATCAGTGTCAGCGATAATCCTGGTATCTGGAAAATGGAGACAATGCCAATGCCACGAGTCATGAGTGATATGGTAATACTACCCAATGGGGATATTCTCATCATAAATGGTGCAGCAGTGGGGACAGCAGGCTGGGATAACGCGCGATACCCTGTCACTAGGCCGGTGATTTACCGGCCTTATAGGGAGGAAAACAACAGGTTTTCGGTCATGGAAGCATCACCGAGACCCCGCCTTTACCATTCCACAGCCATTTTGATGACCGATGGACGAGTTCTAGTCGGAGGAAGCAATCCACATAAATTCTACAACTTTACTAATGTGGAATTCCCAACTGACCTAAGCTTGGAAGCCTTCTCGGCGCCATTCTTGGCCCCCGAATACGAGCCTCTAAAACCAAAAATCCTCTCCATCGATAACATCTTGATATACAAAAAGCAATTTTCAGTGACTTTCACTGTGTCTAGATTCTTGAGAATGGGGATTGTTTCGCTCAGGCTCATCGCTCCTTCATTCACCACACATTCTTTTTCGATGAACCAACGAATGGTGGTGTTGAAGAGGGTCGCGGTTTTAACTCTCTCTGCTAATACTTACAGGCTTACAGCATTTGGTCCATCAACTAAAGAAATTGCACCACCAGGATACTACTTGCTCTTTGTAGTACATTTTGGCATACCAAGCTCTGGTGTATGGGTGAAAATTCAGGATCTCTCTGTGTAG
- the LOC132602824 gene encoding putative lipase YDR444W, which produces MITKIKQPFKPKIPIISIPQFSNSFLKFSIKSKSRFDQKSGNNCRLLWVDESGKMELLRKLSRGCFRNSLKKSQKVEIESVNDGEDVFDAASAKAKLQPEHLVVMVNGLIGSSADWRYAAEQFVKRLPDKIVVHCSERNSSRLTFDGVDQMGERLAKEVVDVIKRWPGVRKISFVAHSLGGLVARYAIGRLYERPTKTEIVDLNGSCLIREGNVSFEETVAGLEPVNFITVATPHLGSRGHKQLPLLCGLPLLEKGASQTAHWIVGRSGKHLFLTDKDNGKPPLLLRMVNDSDDLKFMSGLRSFKRRVAYANANYDHVVGWRTSSIRRQNELPKSNLQIKDQKYPHIVNVEKVYDKVSSLEAKKMDDLEEEMIEGLTQVPWERIDVSFHESRQRYVAHNTIQVKTYWLNSDGADVIEHMIDNFHL; this is translated from the exons ATGATCACCAAAATTAAGCAACCCTTTAAGCCCAAGATCCCAATAATTTCAATCCCACAATTTTCTAACTCATTTTTGAAGTTTTCTATAAAGTCAAAATCAAGATTTGACCAAAAGAGTGGCAATAATTGTAGGTTATTGTGGGTTGATGAAAGTGGAAAAATGGAATTGTTGAGAAAATTAAGCAGAGGGTGTTTTAGGAATAGTTTAAAAAAAAGTCAGAAGGTTGAAATTGAGTCAGTTAATGATGGTGAAGATGTGTTTGATGCTGCTTCTGCTAAGGCTAAGTTGCAGCCTGAACATCTTGTTGTTATGGTTAATGGTCTCATTGGGAG TTCTGCAGATTGGAGATATGCCGCTGAGCAATTTGTCAAAAGGCTCCCTGATAAAATTGTTGTTCACT GTAGTGAGCGCAATTCTTCTAGGTTGACCTTTGATGGTGTTGACCAGATGGGCGAGAGACTTGCAAAAGAG GTGGTGGATGTGATCAAACGGTGGCCTGGGGTGCGCAAGATCTCTTTTGTTGCTCACTCCTTGGGTGGCCTCGTAGCAAGATATGCTATTGGGAGGCTGTACGAACGTCCAACGAAAACAGAAATAGTTGATCTTAATGGCTCCTGCCTAATCAGGGAAGGGAATGTGTCTTTTGAAGAAACTGTTGCTGGATTGGAACCTGTGAACTTCATAACAGTTGCAACCCCGCATCTGGGCTCAAGAGGGCATAAGCAG CTGCCACTTCTCTGCGGTCTCCCTTTGCTGGAGAAAGGGGCATCACAAACTGCTCACTGGATTGTCGGGAGATCTGGAAAGCATCTATTCCTCACTGATAAAGATAATGGGAAGCCTCCTCTTCTCCTTAGGATGGTCAATGATTCAGATGATCTCAAGTTCAT GTCAGGATTACGCTCATTTAAGCGTCGAGTGGCATATGCAAACGCAAACTATGACC ATGTTGTTGGATGGAGAACATCGTCAATCCGCCGTCAGAATGAACTTCCAAAG TCTAACCTTCAAATAAAGGATCAGAAATACCCACATATCGTAAATGTTGAGAAGGTTTACGATAAAGTATCTTCACTGGAAGCGAAGAAAATGGATGATTTAGAAG AGGAGATGATTGAAGGCCTTACGCAAGTGCCATGGGAACGAATTGATGTTAGCTTTCATGAAAGCAGACAACGATATGTTGCACACAATACTATCCAG GTGAAGACCTATTGGCTAAATTCAGATGGCGCAGATGTGATTGAACATATGATAGATAATTTCCATCTCTAA
- the LOC132602825 gene encoding stemmadenine O-acetyltransferase-like, with protein sequence MKISKICEELIKPSSPTPHELRDHKISFIDEIIPHSSIPLILFYKKSETITQPQICNHLKTSLSQTLTQFYPLAGRMKSHYSIDCNDEGAYYQESQVDTSLLDIIKNPNANELVQLTPYNSDGTTSNFQELLAIQVNLFNCGGIAISISISHKISDGSSLCTFIKNWCNASEGLISNKCCIDSPQTLPHPTTFGGSDMYLSAILKSSSDIANNKVRKDSIFISLSTIFPSRGTSDDTPDEKFVAIQPVPEKLAVKRFVFTASNIAKMKGKLINDGYNENATRVEVIKALLWKCFMAAKGCSTVAAIPVNIRQRIVPPLPKNSFGNFFLVASAIANVDNNWFSLVGKIKTAIGRIDGNYVENIHGENGFEFVKSNFNQVGTLIMSQGDNVQVLRIVSWCNFPINEANFGWGESILTIVAIIGVKDNIVLLDSVKFPGGIEAWVVMADQEMALFELDEELQDFTSLDAS encoded by the coding sequence atgaaaatttcCAAGATTTGTGAAGAGCTTATCAAGCCATCATCTCCAACTCCACATGAACTTAGAGACCACAAAATCTCTTTCATAGATGAAATAATTCCTCATTCTTCAATTCCACTCATTTTGTTCTACAAAAAGAGTGAAACCATCACACAACCACAAATATGCAACCACTTAAAGACTtcactttcacaaactttaacTCAATTTTACCCTTTGGCTGGAAGAATGAAATCCCACTATTCAATTGATTGCAATGATGAAGGAGCTTACTATCAAGAATCCCAAGTGGATACTTCACTTTTAGACATCATCAAGAATCCAAATGCCAATGAACTGGTCCAACTGACACCTTATAATTCAGATGGCACCACATCAAATTTTCAAGAACTTTTAGCCATTCAAGTCAACTTATTTAATTGTGGTGGCATAGCAATTAGTATCTCCATTTCACATAAAATTAGTGATGGTTCTAGCCTTTGCACATTCATCAAGAATTGGTGCAATGCAAGTGAAGGATTAATAAGCAACAAATGTTGCATAGACTCTCCCCAAACGTTGCCGCACCcgactacttttggaggatccgataTGTATCTGTCGGCAATTTTGAAGAGTTCGAGCGACATAGCCAACAACAAGGTAAGAAAAGACTCTATTTTCATCTCTTTATCGACAATTTTTCCTTCAAGAGGGACATCTGATGACACGCCAGATGAAAAGTTTGTAGCGATTCAGCCAGTACCTGAAAAGCTAGCAGTAAAAAGATTCGTTTTTACTGCTTCAAATATAGCTAAAATGAAGGGTAAGTTGATTAATGATGGTTACAATGAAAATGCGACGCGTGTAGAAGTAATTAAAGCTTTGTTATGGAAATGTTTCATGGCTGCAAAAGGGTGTAGCACTGTTGCAGCTATCCCAGTGAATATAAGACAAAGGATAGTTCCACCCTTGCCTAAAAATTCATTTGGTAACTTTTTCTTAGTTGCAAGTGCTATAGCAAATGTGGACAATAATTGGTTTTCTTTGGTTGGGAAAATAAAGACTGCAATTGGGAGAATTGATGGTAATTACGTGGAGAATATTCATGGAGAGAATGGTTTTGAGTTTGTTAAGAGTAATTTTAACCAAGTTGGAACATTGATTATGAGTCAAGGGGATAACGTTCAAGTATTAAGAATTGTAAGTTGGTGTAATTTTCCAATTAACGAAGCAAACTTTGGATGGGGTGAGTCTATTTTGACTATTGTCGCAATTATTGGGGTAAAAGATAATATTGTTTTATTGGATTCTGTAAAATTTCCTGGTGGAATTGAAGCTTGGGTTGTTATGGCTGATCAAGAAATGGCATTGTTTGAATTGGACGAGGAGTTACAAGATTTTACTTCATTAGATGCAAGTTAA